Part of the Mycolicibacterium mengxianglii genome is shown below.
TGCGGGTACGCCTGTCCACGGTGTGCGGTAGCGACCGGCACACCGTGAGCGGACGACGCACGCAGCCCTGCCCGTCGATCCTCGGCCACGAGACCGTCGGGGAGATCGTGGAACTCGGTGGCGACCAGCAGATGTATGCCGTGGACGGACAGCGGTTACAGCTCGGCCAGCGGGTCATCTGGTCGGTGACACTGCCCTGCGGCAGCTGCGACCGGTGCCTCGCCGGCATCACCGCCAAGTGCCGCACCCTACGCAAGGCCGGTCACGAGGCCTTGGACTCCGGCTGGGGGCTCTCCGGTGGGTACGCCCAGCATGTACTGCTGCCCCGCGGAATGCCGATCGCTGTGGTCGACGACGAGGTGGCCGACGCGCTGGCCGCACCCGCTGCCTGCGCCACCGCGACGGTCATGGCGGTGATCGAACGCGCAGCCCAAATTGCAGGCAGGCGGGTCGTGGTCGTCGGCGCGGGCATGCTTGGCATCACCGCGGTGGCGGCCGCCGCGGCCGCCGGGGCATCGTCGGTGATCGCGGTCGACCCCGCTGCCGAGCGGCGGCAACTGGCAACACAATTCGGCGCGACTGCAGCGCTGTCGGCAGTGGCCGACGTGGACACCTGCGATGTGCTGCTCGAGTTCTCCGGCTCGTCGGCGGCGCTGCAGGAAGGATTGCGCAAGCTCGACATTCAGGGTGTGGCCGTGTTCGCCGGTTCCGTCGCACCCGATGGCGATGTCGCGTTGGACCCGGAATCGGTTGTGCGACGGTACCTGTCCATCTTCGGAGTGCACAACTACGAGCCACGGCATCTGCAGCACGCGCTGAGTTTCCTGCAACGAACACGGGATGAATTCCCGTGGGCCGATCTGGTGGCCCCGCCGGTTCCGCTGGAACAAGTCGGCAGTCTGCTGACTGACCCGCCGGGGACCACGCCACGGTATTCGATCGATCCTGCTGCACCTACCGCCGGGGGCTGATCGGGTTCGGCGTCATGCCAGCTGGTTTGACCCAACAGCGTCCAGCTGCGCCCGTGTGTCGTCACTCAATTCGACATCGGCCACCGCGAGGTTCTCCTCCAGATGCGCCACCGACGAGGTGCCCGGTATCAGAAGCACGTTCGGTGCCACACCCAATGTCCACGCGAGCGCAACCTGCGCCGGAGTGCGATCAAGCTCGCCGGCAGCCTGTCGCACCACGGGATTGCCGAGCACCGGATTGTCCGGTGTGAATGCCGATCCCAGCGGGAAGAACGGCACGAAACCGATACCGCGGGCCACGCACTCGTCCAGAAGGTCCTGCGCGCTGCGGTCGACGAGGTTGTACGGGTTCTGCACGCACACGATGTCGGTCTGGGCCGCTGCGCGTTCGAGGTGCCGCAGATCGACATTCGACAAACCGATCCCGCCGATGAGCCCGGCGTCGCGCGCGGCGACCATCACGGCAAGCTGATCGTCGAAGAACGAATCAGAGGCGGTCCTGTCCATCACCCGCAGGTTGACCGCCGCCAACTGGTCGATACCGAGGGTGCGCAGATTGTTCTCGATGTCGGTGCGCAGGTCGGCCGGATCCTCCAGCGGCACCCACCCCCCGGCCTCATCCCGGCGTGCACCCACCTTGCTGACGATGGCCAGGTTCTCCGGATAGGGATGCAGCGCCTCACGGATCAGTTCGTTGGCCACGTCGGGGCCGTATATCTGGGCGGTGTCGATGTGGTCCACGCCGGCCTCGACGGCGCGCCGGAGGACGGCGATCGCCTCATCGTGGTCACGCGGTGGCCCCATGACACCCGGTCCGGGCAGTTGCATGGCCCCGAAGCCGACACGATGGACGTCGAACCCGGCAAGCGGATAGCGGTCGTTGGTCATGCGAAGTGGCAACCGTGTGACATCAGAATCCATTCCGGACGACGACACGGGTGCGTCCGGTGACCCCGCCGCCGATGATCGTCTTCAACACGTCGGGCACGTCCAGCACCGAGACGTCACGGGTGACCCGATCCAGGTGCAGCGGCAACAACTGACCTTCGATCTGCTGCCAGATCATCCGCCGCGCGTCGATGGGCAGTTGCACCGAGTCGATGCCCGCCAGCGTCACCCCGCGCAGGATGAACGGGTGCACGGTCGCCGGCAGGTCAGCAGAACCGGCGAGGCCCGAAATCGCCGCGATTCCACCGTATTTCAGGGTGCTCAGCGCATAGGCCAGCGTCTTGCCTCCCACACAGTCGATCACAGCCGCCCAATGGGTTTTGCCGAGCGGACGCACCACCTCGTCAGGTCCGGGCACCCGGTCGATGACCTCGGCGGCACCCAGGTCACGGAGCAGATCGTGCGCTTCGGACTTGCCGGTGGAGGCCACCACCTCGTAACCCAGGCCGGCCAGGAGGTCCACGCTGAGGCTGCCCACTCCCCCGGTCGCCCCCGTCACCAGCACCGGGCCGTCACCGGGAGCAACCCCGTAACTCATGAGGGCGCTCACGCTCATGGCGGCGGTGAACCCCGCCGTGCCGATCGCCGCGGCCTGCGCCGTGGACAGGCTCCCGAGCTTCACCAGGTATTCGGCCGGATAGCGGGCCAGCGCCGCATAACCGCCGTGCCTGCCGGTGCCGATGTCGTAGCCGTGCGCCACCACCTTGTCGCCGACGGCGAACTGGGACGACGAGCTCGCGGCGACCGTGCCTGCGACGTCGATGCCGGGGATCAGGGGATAAGACCGGGCGACTCCGGCCTTGGGAGTGACAGCCAACGCGTCCTTGTAGTTGACACCGGAGTACTCGACGGAGATCAGCACCTCACCGTCGGGCAGCTCCGCGGTATCGAGCACCTCGTGCCGCAGCACGATGCCGCCCTCAGCGTCCTCGTGCGCCACCAGGGCATCGAACTGGTCGACCAGGGTCATCGGGACGTTCCTCTCACAGTGTCAGGCAATCGGGAAAAGATCACCACCGTCGATCATGCCGCCCACGGGCCGTATCGGAAAGGCGCAGTTTCCATACCAAACAGTATGGTACGGTCCGGCGATGGCCACAGCCGTCGATGCCACGCCCGCCATCGGGCCGGAATTCGTCGGCCGGCTGGCCGAACGTGCGCAGGAGGCCGAGGCCTTACGCCGGCTGCCGGCCGCGACAGTGGCCGATCTGCTCGAAACTCGGTTCACCGACCTCCTGGTACCGGCCCGCTACGGCGGTGCGCAGGCCTGCTTCCCGGAGATCCTGGATCCCATCCGGCGGATGGCGCACGGCTGTGCGTCGAGCGCGTGGACCATCGGCTTCTACACGCTGCACAACTGGATGCTCGCCCTGTTCGACGAGCAGGCGCAGGCCGAGGCGTTCGCCACCCGCCCGTTTCTGGCCCCGGCCCCGTTGGCCCCTACCGGGCGCGGCGTGCCCGCCGACGGCGGCATCCGGCTGAGCGGACGCTGGTCCTGGGCCACGGGTGTGATGGACGCGAATTGGATCATGGTCGGTGCACTGTGCGGGTCGGACCACGAGATCTACCCGGCGCTGGTCCTGCTACCGGCGACGGAGATCACCGTCGACGACGTCTGGCACACCGACGGCATGTGCGCCACCGGGTCCAATGACGTGGTGATTTCGGACGTCTTCGTTCCCAGCCACCGGCTGGTGCGGGTGGCCGACATCTACGCAGGCACCGCGCCCGGGGCGGCTCTGCACGACCACCCGACCTACCGCTGGCCGATGGTGCCCGCCCTGTCCCTGTTGGCTGCCATGCCCGCCCTGGGCAGTGCCGAACGTGTCGCACAGGTGTATGCCGAGCGCCTGTCGGAACGGGTGCTCGCCTACGAAGGCGTCATCCAGAAGGACAAACCGATCGCCTTGGCCCACCTCGGCGAAGCGCAGGTGCGGCTGCGTGCGCTGTCAGCGCTGCTGGCCGACACCGTGAGCACCATCGAGTCGGCTGTGGTTGCCGGCGAACGCATTCCGCGTGTGAGGCGGGCCGAGGCCAGAATGGCCGCGGCGCACATCGTGCACGAATCGCGAGCGGTCATCGGCCTGTTGTTGGGCGCTTCCGGCGCCGGCGCCCACTTCCAGCACAATCCGCTGCAACGGGCCAAACGCGATGTCGACGTGCTGGCCGGTCACGTCATCTTCGATTACGACACCAGCCGCGAACTGGCCGGGGCCCTGTCGCTCGGCGCCAGGATCTCACCGACCGCGATGGTCTGACGGCGATCCTCTGATCATGGCCTCACACACCCCCGGCACCACCCGCCTGTCGGTGGCGGACTGGATCCAGGCCGGCTATTCCCTCCTGTCCGAGGACGGGCTCCAGGCCCTGAAGATCGACCGCCTCTGCGGCCGTCTCGGCGTCACCAAGGGCAGCTTCTATTGGCATTTCAGCGATATGGCCGGCTACCGCGCTGCGCTCATCGAATCCTGGGCAGAACAGCGGGGTGAGGAGCACCAGACTCAGAGGCACAACTCCGACTTACCACCACGCGAGCGGCTCTCGATGATGATCGCCGGGCTGGTATCCCCCCAGCACTGGAAGCTCGAGCGGACGATGCGGGAGTGGGCGCGTTCGGACAACGCCGCGGCAGCGGGCGTGGATGCCGCCGACCGCCGCGTGCAGGCGGCGGTCCGGCAGGCGTTCCGGGACCTCGGTTTCGACCCCCAGGATGCGGAACTCCGTGCGGCGACGACGTTCGCCGCCGGTATCGGTTTTCTGCACCTGGCCGGCGCCAAACCCCGGCCGCTCACCACCGTGCAGCGCGAACGCTTCCTGGACCTGATGACCCGGCCCTGACGCGCCCACACCGTTGACGTACGTCACAAAGTGAAGCTAACGTCACTTTCAGTTAGCGGTCAGTCAAACGAGGGGGCCAACCCATGGAGTCGTTCACCCATCTGCGCAAGGGCGTCACACCTCGGCGGATGCACGCCGATCTCAACGGCCTCAAGGACGACGAACTGGGCCGCGGCGGCTTCACCGGACGTACCGCCAGCCTGTACCGCCGTCACGACCCGACCGCATTCCGAGCCGTCGGCCCACTGCGACCGCTCGACGTCCTGGCCGGCGAGCTCAAACCCAGTGATGCCACCGACCCGCACGGTGGCCCGATGTTGTTGTTCTCCAACGACGATTGCCGCATCTACCTGTCGCAGCGCAGCCACGAGATGCCGTACTTCGCCCGCCACGTCGACGGCGACCTGCTGTGTTTCGTGCATCAGGGCTCGGGCCTGCTGGAGACCGAGTTCGGGCCCCTGCCCTACCGCGAAGGCGACTGGGTGTACATCCCCAAAGGGTGTACGTGGCGGCAGATCCCCGGCCCCGGAGACCAGACGACGCTGCTGATGATCGAGGCCACCGACGAGTTCCGAGTGCCGCCTCCCGGGCAGCTGGGACGGCATTTTCCGTTCGATCCCTCCCTGGCCGTCATTCCCGAGCCACAGCCCGTCGACGATGACGACCGAGCCGAATACGACGTGCGGCTCATCCACGACGGCGGACCGACGACGCTGTATTACCAACACAATCCGCTTGACGTCGAGGGCTGGCAGGGCGACAACTTCGCATTCACCTTCAACATCGCCGACTACAACGTCATCATGTCCGACAGTGTGCATCTGCCGGCGACGGTCCACCTGTTCATGCAAGCCACCGGCGTCTACGTGATGAACTTCCTGCCCAGGCCCGCCGAAGGAGTGCCGGGCACCGAGCGCACGCCGTGGTATCACCGCAATGTCGACTTCGACGAGATCGCCTTCTTCCACGGCGGCTCGCTGTACGGGATCCCGATGCCGCCGGGCCTGATCAGCCACGCACCGCAGGGAGTTCACCACGGCGCGCCGGAGAAGGCCCGGGAGCGGGCGCGCCGCAAGTTCGACGAGTTCACCAACGTCGACTGGAAGGTGATCGCAATCGATACCCGCAAGCGGCTCGTCCCCTCGGCCGAGGTAGTGGCCAACGATCTGGGGCAGCACTGATGACCA
Proteins encoded:
- a CDS encoding zinc-binding dehydrogenase, whose translation is MNHQLPQQTQTLAAVWRGGREVSLESVPVPALQAGEALVRVRLSTVCGSDRHTVSGRRTQPCPSILGHETVGEIVELGGDQQMYAVDGQRLQLGQRVIWSVTLPCGSCDRCLAGITAKCRTLRKAGHEALDSGWGLSGGYAQHVLLPRGMPIAVVDDEVADALAAPAACATATVMAVIERAAQIAGRRVVVVGAGMLGITAVAAAAAAGASSVIAVDPAAERRQLATQFGATAALSAVADVDTCDVLLEFSGSSAALQEGLRKLDIQGVAVFAGSVAPDGDVALDPESVVRRYLSIFGVHNYEPRHLQHALSFLQRTRDEFPWADLVAPPVPLEQVGSLLTDPPGTTPRYSIDPAAPTAGG
- a CDS encoding oxidoreductase gives rise to the protein MTNDRYPLAGFDVHRVGFGAMQLPGPGVMGPPRDHDEAIAVLRRAVEAGVDHIDTAQIYGPDVANELIREALHPYPENLAIVSKVGARRDEAGGWVPLEDPADLRTDIENNLRTLGIDQLAAVNLRVMDRTASDSFFDDQLAVMVAARDAGLIGGIGLSNVDLRHLERAAAQTDIVCVQNPYNLVDRSAQDLLDECVARGIGFVPFFPLGSAFTPDNPVLGNPVVRQAAGELDRTPAQVALAWTLGVAPNVLLIPGTSSVAHLEENLAVADVELSDDTRAQLDAVGSNQLA
- a CDS encoding MDR family oxidoreductase; the protein is MTLVDQFDALVAHEDAEGGIVLRHEVLDTAELPDGEVLISVEYSGVNYKDALAVTPKAGVARSYPLIPGIDVAGTVAASSSSQFAVGDKVVAHGYDIGTGRHGGYAALARYPAEYLVKLGSLSTAQAAAIGTAGFTAAMSVSALMSYGVAPGDGPVLVTGATGGVGSLSVDLLAGLGYEVVASTGKSEAHDLLRDLGAAEVIDRVPGPDEVVRPLGKTHWAAVIDCVGGKTLAYALSTLKYGGIAAISGLAGSADLPATVHPFILRGVTLAGIDSVQLPIDARRMIWQQIEGQLLPLHLDRVTRDVSVLDVPDVLKTIIGGGVTGRTRVVVRNGF
- a CDS encoding acyl-CoA dehydrogenase family protein, with product MATAVDATPAIGPEFVGRLAERAQEAEALRRLPAATVADLLETRFTDLLVPARYGGAQACFPEILDPIRRMAHGCASSAWTIGFYTLHNWMLALFDEQAQAEAFATRPFLAPAPLAPTGRGVPADGGIRLSGRWSWATGVMDANWIMVGALCGSDHEIYPALVLLPATEITVDDVWHTDGMCATGSNDVVISDVFVPSHRLVRVADIYAGTAPGAALHDHPTYRWPMVPALSLLAAMPALGSAERVAQVYAERLSERVLAYEGVIQKDKPIALAHLGEAQVRLRALSALLADTVSTIESAVVAGERIPRVRRAEARMAAAHIVHESRAVIGLLLGASGAGAHFQHNPLQRAKRDVDVLAGHVIFDYDTSRELAGALSLGARISPTAMV
- a CDS encoding TetR/AcrR family transcriptional regulator yields the protein MASHTPGTTRLSVADWIQAGYSLLSEDGLQALKIDRLCGRLGVTKGSFYWHFSDMAGYRAALIESWAEQRGEEHQTQRHNSDLPPRERLSMMIAGLVSPQHWKLERTMREWARSDNAAAAGVDAADRRVQAAVRQAFRDLGFDPQDAELRAATTFAAGIGFLHLAGAKPRPLTTVQRERFLDLMTRP
- a CDS encoding homogentisate 1,2-dioxygenase → MESFTHLRKGVTPRRMHADLNGLKDDELGRGGFTGRTASLYRRHDPTAFRAVGPLRPLDVLAGELKPSDATDPHGGPMLLFSNDDCRIYLSQRSHEMPYFARHVDGDLLCFVHQGSGLLETEFGPLPYREGDWVYIPKGCTWRQIPGPGDQTTLLMIEATDEFRVPPPGQLGRHFPFDPSLAVIPEPQPVDDDDRAEYDVRLIHDGGPTTLYYQHNPLDVEGWQGDNFAFTFNIADYNVIMSDSVHLPATVHLFMQATGVYVMNFLPRPAEGVPGTERTPWYHRNVDFDEIAFFHGGSLYGIPMPPGLISHAPQGVHHGAPEKARERARRKFDEFTNVDWKVIAIDTRKRLVPSAEVVANDLGQH